A single genomic interval of Polynucleobacter necessarius harbors:
- the dnaN gene encoding DNA polymerase III subunit beta — protein sequence MQLINTSRDHLLKPLQVVSGIVERRHTLPILTNLLFKKIGEKVSFISTDIEIQITTNANFGVGAEDVTTTVAARKLLDILRALPDGPVSLSLKDNKMVMQNGKSRFSLQTLAATEFPVMQSVGEVTAAWKMSQKSFRQLISQVHFSMAQQDIRYYLNGMLLVIEGKEVVAVATDGHRLAYSQVELAEAPSGSGQKQEIIIPRKTILECQHLLEDSDEPLEISMTANQVKFSFWDIELISKLVEGKFPDFQRVIPKGQKNSLVVGRDALQSALQRAAILTTDKFKGVRFSLSPDRITIQSTNAEQEEAQEEIETEYAGDAVEIGFNVSYLLDVLSNLKNEKIQMSLGDANSSAVITLPGSESFKYVVMPMRI from the coding sequence ATGCAACTCATTAACACTTCACGCGATCACTTACTAAAACCCCTTCAGGTTGTTAGTGGAATTGTTGAACGTAGACACACACTCCCAATCTTGACAAATCTTTTGTTTAAAAAGATTGGTGAAAAAGTTTCTTTCATCTCCACTGATATTGAAATTCAAATTACAACCAACGCTAACTTTGGTGTTGGTGCGGAGGATGTCACGACGACCGTAGCCGCAAGAAAATTACTGGATATTTTGCGCGCCCTACCAGATGGACCGGTATCTTTGAGTTTAAAAGATAACAAAATGGTGATGCAGAATGGTAAAAGTCGTTTTTCATTACAGACACTTGCCGCAACCGAGTTTCCCGTAATGCAGAGTGTTGGTGAAGTTACTGCCGCATGGAAGATGTCTCAAAAAAGCTTCCGTCAACTCATTAGCCAAGTACATTTTTCGATGGCGCAACAAGATATTCGTTATTACCTGAACGGCATGTTGTTAGTGATTGAGGGTAAAGAGGTTGTTGCGGTTGCAACCGATGGTCATCGTCTTGCTTATTCACAAGTTGAGCTGGCGGAAGCACCCTCAGGATCCGGTCAGAAGCAGGAAATTATTATTCCACGCAAAACCATCTTAGAGTGTCAACACTTACTTGAAGACTCTGATGAGCCTCTTGAGATCAGCATGACTGCAAATCAAGTGAAGTTTTCTTTTTGGGATATTGAGTTAATCTCAAAATTAGTTGAAGGTAAGTTTCCAGATTTCCAGAGAGTTATTCCAAAAGGACAAAAAAATTCCTTAGTGGTTGGACGCGATGCGTTGCAATCAGCACTTCAACGGGCCGCCATTCTAACTACGGACAAATTTAAAGGTGTTCGCTTTTCCTTATCCCCTGATCGCATCACAATTCAATCCACCAATGCTGAGCAAGAAGAGGCGCAAGAAGAGATTGAAACTGAATACGCAGGAGATGCTGTGGAGATCGGGTTTAACGTGAGTTACTTACTTGACGTTTTATCAAACCTAAAGAATGAAAAAATTCAAATGAGTTTGGGTGATGCAAACAGCAGTGCTGTGATTACTCTGCCTGGCTCAGAGAGCTTTAAGTATGTTGTGATGCCAATGCGTATTTAA
- the gyrB gene encoding DNA topoisomerase (ATP-hydrolyzing) subunit B — protein MTEEKKVVEQYGAASIQILEGLEAVRKRPGMYIGDTSDGTGLHHLVFEVLDNSIDEALAGYCSEITVVLQTDNSISIVDNGRGVPTGIKYDDKHEPKRSAAEIVMTELHAGGKFDQNSYKVSGGLHGVGVSCVNALSKWLKLTIRRDGKTHRMEFARGAIQNRNVVDENGVLVSPITVTGDTELSGTEVHFLADEEIFGNIEFHYEILVKRIRELSFLNNGVHIKLIDQRTGQEEDFAFSGGVRGFVEYINQTKNVLHPNILYAEGFRPSDLGGQITAEVSMQWNDSFSEQVLCFTNNIPQRDGGTHLTGLRVAMTRVINKYIDENEVAKKAKVEISGDDMREGLACVLSVKVPEPKFSSQTKDKLVSSEVRGPVEEIVAEALSAYLQERPADAKILCGKIVDAARAREAARKARDMTRRKGALDGLGLPGKLADCQEKDPSKSELFIVEGDSAGGSAKQGRNRRFQAILPLKGKILNVEKARFDKMLTSQEVVTLITVLGTGIGIEEYKADKLRYHRIIIMTDADVDGSHIRTLLLTFFYRQMPELIERGHIYIAQPPLYKVKFGKSEQYIKDDNELNQLLLKIALETASLQTPAGEIIEGAALNELAKHYQAIQSIVDRLSRTMDEDALRAIASGTSLNLDTEKSAHESAARLRQALSDSLNPLAAPPETIVQKEDRTERFRLLISRRIHGNLKLSSINSDFVQGDDYQSLANAAAVLSGKVVPGSKVRRGDPDKNQKEQTIGDFMAAFAWLLSEAERVLSRQRYKGLGEMNSSQLWETTMDANSRTLLQVKIEDAIAADQVFTTLMGDEVEPRRAFIEKNALIARNLDV, from the coding sequence ATGACTGAAGAAAAAAAAGTAGTAGAGCAGTACGGCGCTGCATCGATTCAAATCCTAGAGGGTCTTGAAGCTGTTCGTAAACGTCCTGGTATGTACATCGGGGACACGTCTGATGGAACAGGTCTACATCACCTCGTTTTTGAGGTTTTAGATAACTCCATTGATGAGGCGTTGGCAGGTTATTGTTCTGAAATTACGGTAGTTCTTCAAACCGATAACTCAATTTCTATTGTTGATAATGGTCGCGGTGTCCCTACTGGAATTAAATACGACGACAAACACGAGCCAAAAAGAAGTGCTGCTGAAATCGTCATGACTGAGTTGCATGCTGGTGGTAAGTTTGACCAAAACAGCTATAAAGTTTCAGGTGGTCTGCATGGTGTGGGCGTTAGTTGCGTAAACGCATTGTCTAAATGGTTAAAACTAACCATTCGTCGCGATGGCAAAACCCACCGTATGGAGTTTGCGCGTGGCGCTATTCAAAATCGTAACGTTGTAGATGAAAACGGTGTGTTGGTTTCTCCAATCACCGTTACAGGGGACACGGAACTTTCAGGAACCGAAGTGCACTTTCTGGCGGATGAGGAAATCTTTGGGAACATAGAGTTCCATTATGAGATTTTGGTTAAACGTATTCGCGAGCTCTCATTCTTAAATAATGGTGTACACATCAAACTCATCGACCAGCGCACTGGTCAAGAAGAGGATTTTGCTTTCTCTGGTGGTGTAAGGGGATTTGTTGAGTACATCAACCAAACTAAAAATGTTTTACACCCTAATATTTTGTATGCTGAAGGCTTTCGGCCATCTGATCTTGGTGGTCAAATTACCGCTGAAGTTTCTATGCAGTGGAATGATAGTTTTAGCGAACAAGTACTTTGTTTTACTAATAACATTCCACAGCGCGATGGCGGAACACACTTAACTGGTTTGCGCGTAGCAATGACTCGTGTCATCAATAAATACATTGATGAAAATGAGGTTGCTAAAAAGGCAAAAGTAGAAATTTCTGGCGATGATATGCGTGAAGGCTTGGCGTGTGTTTTGTCTGTGAAAGTTCCCGAGCCAAAGTTCTCCAGTCAAACCAAAGATAAATTGGTTTCTAGTGAAGTTCGTGGACCCGTAGAAGAAATTGTTGCCGAAGCTTTGAGTGCTTACTTACAGGAACGCCCTGCAGACGCAAAGATTCTTTGCGGCAAGATTGTTGATGCGGCGCGCGCTCGAGAGGCGGCGCGTAAGGCACGCGATATGACGCGTCGTAAAGGCGCTTTAGATGGTTTGGGTTTACCTGGGAAGTTAGCTGATTGCCAAGAGAAAGACCCATCAAAATCTGAATTGTTTATTGTCGAGGGCGATTCCGCGGGCGGTTCTGCTAAGCAGGGCCGCAATCGTCGCTTTCAAGCCATTCTTCCTTTAAAAGGGAAGATTCTGAACGTTGAAAAAGCGCGTTTTGACAAAATGCTTACCAGCCAAGAGGTAGTCACCTTAATTACCGTTTTAGGTACGGGTATTGGCATTGAGGAATATAAAGCGGACAAACTTCGCTATCACCGCATCATTATCATGACCGACGCGGACGTGGACGGCAGTCACATTCGTACATTGCTATTAACTTTCTTCTATAGACAGATGCCAGAGTTGATCGAGCGTGGCCACATTTATATTGCTCAACCACCGCTTTACAAGGTGAAGTTTGGCAAGAGTGAGCAATACATTAAAGATGACAATGAGTTAAATCAATTGTTATTAAAAATCGCATTAGAAACCGCATCTTTACAAACGCCTGCAGGTGAAATTATTGAAGGTGCAGCGCTGAATGAGTTGGCAAAACACTATCAGGCGATTCAATCAATCGTTGATCGCCTATCCCGAACCATGGATGAAGATGCGCTTCGCGCAATCGCCTCTGGCACATCATTAAATTTGGATACAGAAAAGTCGGCGCATGAATCCGCAGCGCGTCTCAGGCAGGCGCTTTCCGATTCATTAAACCCGTTGGCAGCGCCACCGGAAACTATTGTGCAAAAAGAAGATCGCACTGAGCGCTTCCGCTTGCTGATCTCCCGTCGCATCCATGGAAACCTAAAACTGTCTTCCATCAATTCAGATTTTGTGCAGGGCGATGACTATCAAAGTCTTGCCAATGCCGCTGCGGTTTTATCTGGCAAGGTTGTTCCAGGCTCTAAAGTGCGTCGTGGCGACCCAGATAAAAATCAAAAAGAACAAACCATTGGCGACTTCATGGCTGCTTTTGCATGGTTGCTATCTGAGGCGGAGCGAGTATTAAGTCGTCAGCGCTACAAAGGTCTTGGTGAGATGAATTCATCACAGCTATGGGAAACCACCATGGACGCAAACTCAAGAACGCTTTTGCAGGTGAAGATTGAAGACGCAATTGCTGCCGATCAAGTGTTTACAACGCTAATGGGTGATGAGGTTGAGCCTCGTCGCGCGTTTATTGAAAAGAATGCGCTTATTGCGCGCAACCTAGACGTTTAA
- a CDS encoding SET domain-containing protein has product MASQKLKPPKVDRSSIVVKSSPIHGKGVFVVKPIKKGQAIIEYKGERISWKLAKKRHPHDLKDPNHTFYFSLEDGRVIDANHGGNAARWINHSCEPSCETREDNFEGEPRVFIYAKRALKVGEELFYDYSLDIEGKITKQMKKDYECRCGAKKCRDTMLAGK; this is encoded by the coding sequence ATGGCATCTCAAAAATTGAAACCACCAAAGGTGGATCGATCCTCTATTGTTGTGAAATCTTCACCGATTCATGGCAAAGGCGTTTTTGTTGTTAAACCTATTAAAAAAGGCCAGGCAATTATTGAATATAAGGGCGAGCGCATTAGTTGGAAGTTGGCTAAAAAACGGCATCCGCACGACCTCAAAGACCCCAATCACACCTTTTACTTTTCATTAGAAGATGGGCGAGTAATTGACGCCAATCATGGTGGCAATGCGGCGCGCTGGATTAATCACTCTTGCGAACCAAGTTGTGAAACTCGCGAAGATAATTTTGAAGGTGAGCCAAGGGTCTTTATTTACGCCAAGCGCGCCCTTAAAGTGGGAGAGGAGTTGTTTTATGACTACTCGCTGGATATCGAGGGCAAGATCACCAAGCAGATGAAAAAAGATTATGAGTGTCGTTGCGGCGCCAAGAAATGTCGTGACACCATGCTTGCAGGCAAATGA
- a CDS encoding DUF3717 domain-containing protein, with protein MLFVTIQELEAAINYWRSQSPSAGDELRLCPEASALAKLYALMIVQGPQRVPVDVLDDLARSAIQQFQKIS; from the coding sequence ATGTTGTTTGTAACAATCCAAGAGCTAGAGGCCGCCATTAACTATTGGCGTAGTCAGTCACCATCGGCAGGTGATGAGTTGCGCCTTTGCCCAGAAGCTTCTGCGCTTGCAAAACTTTACGCATTGATGATTGTTCAGGGTCCCCAACGGGTGCCGGTAGATGTGTTGGATGATTTGGCTCGCTCAGCCATTCAACAATTTCAAAAAATCTCGTAA